Proteins encoded by one window of Salvia splendens isolate huo1 chromosome 14, SspV2, whole genome shotgun sequence:
- the LOC121763536 gene encoding protein REDOX 2-like, with the protein MVVGEVLLNSGHKMPALGFGTAALPAPTLDELTAILVDAIAAGYRHIDTAAMYGQEEAIGWAVAEAVERGLIKSRGEVFVTSKLNVNDNHRDQVLPALNETLSKLKFDYVDLYLIHWPLRIKKSGDVYNLRAEDLLHFDEKGVWEAMEECYKLGLAKSIGVSNFSSAKLSNILEFATVRPSVNQVEMNVAWQQRKLIQFCKEENIHVSAWSPLGANGAFWGSLAVMESPILKEIAASRNKSIAQVALRWIVEEGATPIAKSFNKERMKQNLEVFNWQLSEEEICKIQKIPQAKGFSGDIFVVQDHGDYNSVDELWDGEI; encoded by the exons GGCGCTGGGGTTCGGAACCGCCGCACTTCCGGCGCCGACTTTGGACGAGCTCACCGCCATCCTAGTCGATGCCATCGCCGCTGGTTACCGCCACATTGACACCGCGGCCATGTACGGGCAGGAGGAAGCGATCGGGTGGGCGGTGGCGGAGGCGGTGGAGCGCGGCCTCATCAAGAGCCGCGGCGAAGTGTTTGTTACGTCTAAATTGAATGTTAACGACAATCATCGTGATCAAGTGCTTCCTGCACTCAATGAAACTCTTAG CAAGTTAAAGTTTGATTACGTGGATCTCTACCTTATACACTGGCCACTAAGAATCAAGAAATCTGGTGACGTGTACAATCTGAGAGCAGAAGACTTGCTTCATTTTGATGAGAAGGGGGTTTGGGAAGCCATGGAAGAGTGCTATAAGTTGGGATTGGCTAAGTCTATTGGTGTCAGCAACTTCAGCTCTGCTAAGCTCTCTAATATCTTGGAATTTGCCACCGTTCGACCATCGGTCAATCAG GTGGAGATGAATGTAGCATGGCAGCAACgaaaattgattcaattttgcaaAGAGGAGAATATCCATGTCTCGGCATGGTCTCCTTTAGGAGCAAACGGTGCATTTTGGGGAAGCCTCGCTGTTATGGAAAGTCCGATCCTCAAAGAAATCGCAGCTTCCAGAAACAAGTCCATAGCACAG GTGGCATTAAGATGGATAGTTGAAGAGGGTGCAACTCCCATAGCTAAGAGCTTCAACAAGGAGAGGATGAAGCAAAATCTTGAGGTTTTCAATTGGCAACTAAGTGAAGAAGAGATCTGCAAGattcaaaagattcctcaagcAAAAGGATTCTCAGGAGATATATTTGTTGTTCAAGATCATGGGGATTACAACTCAGTTGATGAGCTTTGGGATGGAGAAATTTAA